In Patagioenas fasciata isolate bPatFas1 chromosome 11, bPatFas1.hap1, whole genome shotgun sequence, the genomic stretch GGCATGGGGCACTCGCTGCCCGTCACTCCCTAATAAAGCCCCTTCCCCTTTCTCTGTGCCCAGACCTGTTTCTTCCCATAGCAGAAGAAAGAGCGATGAGACACCCACATAGACCCCAAAACGCATTTGAGAGCAGAGAAAAGCCACtggtgctggggcaggttcaGAGCAAGGGACCAGTACAGTGACACTTGCAGTGACGGAAGAGTCCTGGGGAATCTGCCTTTCTGGGTGTTTGCTTTCCAAATATTTACCCAGCCCTTTTGTTTGAGCGAGTTCCTGTGCAGCGAGGAACAGACCAGAGATTGCCATCAGTGCTGGCAACGGGACAGGACTGTCCCCACCACCAgtcctcccagcacagccctcaTCATTGAGGTGTCACCCCAGTCACAACCATGTGGCACCAACCACAACCCACCAGGAGCTGCCCAGGTCACCTGTGGGAACAGAGGTCCCCAGGAATGTCACAtctcaccctgtgtccccatcccacagcgAGACCCCGAGAGACGCTCACTCACCATTGAGctgaaagcagagagagaagaggatgTGCCTCCTCTGCCCAGTTAACCCAATaagagcagctgctgcccctcACACCCCATTATATCTGATGGGGCCCAGGTGGACCCTGGAGCTGCTCGATTGCTCCTGGGAGGTGTAAAGGTCCCAGCCTGGAAATGGgagtgaggggacacaggagggtgACACGTCCCCCTGCACGGGGGTACAGTGGTGGTGCTGAAATCCAGCCCCCCAGCACACACAGCAGCAGTGGTTGGAAATCTGTATTGGGTACAGAGGTGGTAGAAAAGGCTCATCTGGGGCCAGAACTGCTCTTTGCCCAAGGCTATGTGGTCCACAGCTGAGGTCCCCAGGTCCAGGAGTGTCCCCCCTCCACCCCAGGGGGGATGTCTCCCCAGCCTCGTCCCACTCGCCATTGGGATGTCACCCCAAAGAGCCCATCCTGTTCCCTCCTCCCATGACACCCCCTCCCTCAGCTCACGGTGTCCTGGTTATCTTGGGGGGGGACCATGCCCATCGCTGGCCCCCAGCCTCGCACCAGCCCCCCCACATCAGCCCCACCTCCTCAGGGGACAGCTGTGTCACCCACAGCCCCTCCAAAGCGCTTTAGAGGGTGACCCTTTCCCAATCTCCCCCTCCCCTcgcttcctcctctcctcccacctCCCACTCAGGATTTTCGGCCGGAGGAGCGGGGGGCCAGAGCGGGCACCGTCCCCCACGCGTCCTCTGTGCTGGGCGGCTGAAATCCCCACCCGCAAGAGCCAGCGCCACTGCGAGCCAGGCCCTGGCCACCGGCGCCGGCCGCGCTCAGAGGATGTGCAGCTCGTCCGTCTCTGCCATCCCGTACTTGGTCTTGTTCTCGTTGAAGAGCTTGAGCAGGGAGCGGACGTACATCTCGTGGTACATGTCAACCGTCTCCCGGCTGGGGTCCTCGATCTTGGGGACTGTCACCGGCTCCCCCACTGCCGGGAAGGGAGGAAAGTCAGGACGATGGTGTGGGGACCCACCCAGCTCACTGGAGACATGGGCTTAATGTTGTCTTCCAACATCACCCATCGAtgggtgtcctcctcctctgTCCCTCTGCCTTCTGGGGGTCACCCATGACACTCACCCACGGTGGTGATGGGTCTGGCGTAGGGGAGGAAGCCCCGGGAGCGGACGGAGGTGACACCCCGGCCATAGAACACACAGGGAGCGAAGCCCAACATCTTCTGGAAGCGCAGCTGGATGCTCCTCATCCAGCCGCCCTCCTCGAAGACCACCTGGCGGAACAGGTCGTTCTCCccgaaggagaaggaagggacgAGGTTGGCCCTGTGGAGGGGAGGTGGGGGACAGTGACAGGGCACGGGGACCCCCAGATCCCCACGTGGGGGGCGTCACCCTAGACCCACCCGTACTGCAGGGCCATGCGGACGAAGCCCTTGCGGTTCTTCAGGATGAGCGTGGTGACGCCGGGACGGCAGGAGAGGGACTCGGCCGCACCGCCAATGACAATGGCCACCGCGTTACCTGTGCCGTTCTGGGACAGCAGGTACCCGATGGCGCGACGTGTCACCGGGCACAGGCCTGCGGTGGGGACGGATCATTAGTGCTGTGGGACAGCACCCAGGGACGGGGACCCTGGAAGAGACCTCACAAGGGACCGTGTCTGGGGGGATAAGGCAAGGAACAGGGTAGGGGACAagctggggacagggcaggggacaaGATGGGGACAGGGCAAGGGCGCCCCCTGCTGCAGGAGAGCTCCCGGGGAAGGGTGGGGTCTCCCTGGGCTGCCAGGGTGCAGGTAGGGTGGAACTGGAGTTCGggaagggtgcaggcagggtgaagCTGGAGTttgggcagggtgcaggcagggtgcaggcagggtgaagCTGGAGTTTGGGcatggtgcaggcagggtgcaggcagggtgaagCTGGAGttcaggcagggtgcaggcagggtgcaggcagggtgacgCTGGAGTTTGGGcaaggtgcaggcagggtgcaggcagggtgaagCTGGAGttcgggcagggtgcaggcagggtgcaggcagggtgacgCTGGAGttcaggcagggtgcaggcagggtgcaggcagctgcccgCAGCTGCTCACCCCCACTCATCAGGTACTCCCTGAAGAGGGGCAGGCGGAAATTGCCAGCCAGGGTGGTGAGGAAGGGCTGGATGCCCGGGAACATCTCCCTGAACCCCGTGGAGCCAGTGATGAAGTTGCAGAAGGCGCCGACGCAGAGGATGCCGTGGGGGTGGGAGCCGATGATGTAGTTGTGGCTGGGGGACAGGTCGTGCGTCTTCACCAGCTGCAGGGACAAAGATGGCGTCGTGGGGACATAATGCTGGTACCACTAGCACCTGCATATCCGTCCCATCCTGGCTCCGTGCATCGTACCTTCACAGGGAAATAATCCCGAAAATGCCTCCAGACAGGCCAGCGCCTCAGGCACGGCAGCCTCCTGCCACCTGCGAAGCGGGAAGGACGGCGGGAGGTGACACCCAGcccagtgtcaccccccccaGACCCGCTGCATCCCTCTTCCCATCGCGAagatggggaaggggagaggagggaaggtgCAGGCGGGACGTGGTGCTCCCCATTTGCCACACCAGAGAAAATGGGGGGACCTCGCACCCCACCCGACTGCAGAGCTGGAGGGACGGGGCGCTGTGGCCGTCCCCACCTCTCTCCGGTGTGTCCCAGTCCAGGATGATCCAGGCCAGGTAGAGCGCAGAGATGGGCCAGAAGCTGGTGAACACCAGGTAGATGAGGAGCAGGAGGCTGacgggtcctgagggagccggggGTGAGCGGCTGTGGACCCCTGCGCTGGGACCCCCCAGAGGCTCCCGACTCACCCAGCAGCAGGAAGCTGAGCACCCACTGCAGCACggagaggagctggagccaagagCGCACGTCCCGCTGCGAGGGCCAGGGCGCGGCGAGCAGGGTGCGCAGGGCGCTGTGCACGCTGGCACGGCTCCCTGCGGGGGGACATGGCGGGTCATCCAGCGGTACCTGCGGCTGCTGGGGTTGGGGTACGGGGCTGAGGTGGGAAGTAAGATGGGAAGAATGTAGCTGTTGGGAgaggagggatgggatgggagagaATGGGATAGGGtggtagtatggagggtgttggtctcttaacccaagtaacaagtgacagagtgagaggaaacggcctcaagttgcgccaggggaggttgaggttggatctggggaacaatttcttccccaaagggctgtggggcattggaacaggctgcccagggcagtgctggagtcaccatccctggagggttggacagacggacaggaggttctcaggacatggggcagtgccaggggtgggttaatggctggactcaatgttcttgaaggtctcttccaaccaaaatgactctgtgattctgtgtatgggATGGGGAGTGTTTGTCCCACAAAGCTCTGGCCTATGCCAGGAGGTGGCCCTGAGCAACCCCAGGCTGCTTTGGGCTCCACCCTCGCTCTGGGGGTGCAGCTGGCAGGTTGGGCACCCCCAGCCCAACGTGTCCATGACCCTTGGTGCACCAGTGGAGCCGAGCGTGGTGGCACATCCAGCACCTTCCCCGTGCCCTCTGCGGCGTGGTCAGGCTCACAGAGAATTGGGGCTTTCTCAGTGGTGTGGCAGGGAGGTGGGGCCAGAATTCACTCCCCAGCAAGCACCAAGGATGGTGGCCAGGGACCAAGCCGGCGTGCCCAAGGTTGCCCATCCCCACAGCCATCCCCGCCAAGCCCCATCTCCCCTGGGGGGCAGCGCAGCAGCCGCCCCTGTCCCTCCAGCTGACCTTGGTGAACCATTAACCACCCTGGGCCGGTCGCCAGGATCCAAACTCCACGCGCGGCCCCATCCCTCCTCCCGAAATGGCCCAGGGTGCCGGTCCCACCACTGCACCACTCCCGGCCAAAGGTCCAGTGCAGCCAGGACCACCGCCGCCAGCTATGGCGGCTCTCGTGCCACAAGAGCTTCTTTTTTTGGGAGAACAACCCAAAATCAGCATGTTGGCCAGAGAGATGTTTGAGTTGAGGTCGGAGCAGACCCGTCCCCATGGGCCCCCAGGCTGGAGACCCCCAGGGCAGAGAACAACCAAACTCCAGTTTTTCCTGGGGAAGGTTCAGCTCTTTCCTGGTGTTACCAACTTTCCAAAGCCCCCTTTTTTTAATTCCAGTGAAGGTGCAGAGCTCCGCCTGGCACATCTGTGCCTACCAGTTGCTTCTTTCAGTTCCTTTTTCTATCTGCCCCCCAAGCACTCCACCAATGCCCAGACCGCAGACAGAAAACGGAGAAGCCCCAGGGGCTGCGCTGCCAGCCCCGTCCGTCCGTGGCCACAGGAGCCGCTTCAAACCCTGCGGCCCGGGGCAACGAGTCAAAACGAAGGGGAATTTGCAGCGGTCTGGAGCGTTTTGCAGGAGTAACATTATCAAACACATTGTCAGAAATTTCATTCCTGTTGAGCAACTGTATGTTTTCCTCTGGTGCTGCTAACCCCAAATTGCTCCCAACGCCTCCCTTTCCCCTGAGCACTAATGACAGAAACCCACTAATTGTCTGACCAGCTCCTCACGTCGTAAGAGCATCAGAAACCGTTCAAACACGCTTGGGAAATATCTTACCGCTCAGGTTTTGGGAATAGGCTGCAATGATTGTTTTCATGGTGGTGAGTTCTGCGCCAGACCCCGGTTCAGCAGGTTAAAAGGCGAGTTTGGAAATCCCGGAGCTGCTTTAACCAGCTGATCCAAGGTAAACCAGCCGCTGCGGGAGTGGAGCCGCTCCGGCCCCAGCGTGCAGGGCGAGaagagctggtggtgctggggaggatgaggaggggcgCTGAGCGATGAAGAGCTGCTGGCGCGAGGGGCGGCTGCGGCTCCTCAGAACGTCACCGCTGCCCGCGCCGTGGGGGCTCGGCCGGAGCCGCCTTCCCCCGGGAATGGAGCCGTCTGGTATTTCACAAACCACTGTCATGCTCCGCCGGTGTGACTCCCCGCCAGAGCCGCCCGAAAACGTCATCCCGAAGCTCCCGCGGCGCGGGAATGGGTCCCAGCCCGGCACCGTCCCCTCGGAGGGACACCAGGGTCAGCCAGCCCTGCCAGCTCACCCACTGCTGCCTGGACAGGACTGGGGGGGAAAATGAGACAAGGAAACAAGAGCAGCACAAAAGTAGCAGAAGCAGCCCTGAGATGGGGCTTCAGGGCAACCGCTACATAAATGGTAAAAATCCACAGCTACTTCTCAGGATGAACCTCTCCAGGAGCGCTTGCTAGAAGAGCCGGCTCATGTCATACATAGGAAAGGGATAAATATACATGCAGGACTCCATGTGTCATTAACATAAAAAACCATGTTTCACTTGAGAGTTCTAGAACCCACAAAACCTCATAATCTGCTTTTGTAGAGACTCAGGCTCCAGAAAAAAGTGTGTGGCAGCGTTCACTGCAGGGTACGGCTCCTCAGGTGTGCGTGAGTTAAGAGGAGCTGAGATTGTCTTGTTTAAAATGTCCATCATCTCCCGCAGACTAACTGGCCCCTCAGATGTGCCCGAATCACACTAAAAGGAAGCAAAACCCCCAAATTCTTTCAGAATCCCACTGTCCCCAGAGGTACAAGAGCATTCTGGTGACAAACCCCAATCACAGATGGTGAAATGCACGTGGCCGCTCCAGGTAACGCGCTGCAAGGAGCAGCGATGCCTCATTTGTTTTTTATAGCCATGCAGAGCCCACCTGGCACTGATATTTCTATCAAGGCATTTGTACTATGTGTAGTATCAGCACTTCAAGACGTCGCCCTCGAAATACCTGATCTCCTTAACACAAACATCCCAAACGCTTCGGTGTCCCCGCTCAGGGTGTTCAGGAGCCTCGGCCAAAAAAATCAACGGCTATTTCCTATTTTCAGCTCCCCTGGTTGCTGGAAGAGCCCAGGATGAAGAGCAAGGGATTTTCACAGCAATAACGAGGTGGCACAAGagattttattttgcttaaaatatagaggaaaaaataaaataaatacatccaCCCACAATACAAAGAGCGGTTTCCAAATCCGTGTACTTTTCTTTCAAGGACTCCCTCCGACTGCAGAGCAGAGGCAGCCTGACCCCTCGGAAAGCACCGCGCTATCGCTGTACGTGACCAGCGCGCCCAGGCTGACATTTAATGTGAACCAAAGCAAACTGGCCTGTTTACTCCTCTGGCTCCAGCGCCTCCCAGAAAAGCCCCAGACACCTCCGCATATGTACAGTGGATTTACTCCTCTATCTCCAGGACACGGGCGATTCTGACAGGATATCCAGGCCCTGCTCCCTCTGCAGTGAGAACGTCAGCCCATGTTCTGCCGGTTGCCGTAGCCTCTGGGGTGCGTATCCTTCCAGTCATCCCAGTTCCGAGCTTTTTGAAGAGCttcctcatcatcctcctcctcttttttctcctgctgctgcttctgcagctctTCATCAGTGATATCTGCTGGAGAAAAGGAGCAAGGGGCAGTAAGGCCAGAGAGGATTGGTAGTCACGGGCTCAAACAGAAGCCAGCCTAGACAAAAAGCTGGGATTACCGAAGAGCAGCCTAGCAATCCAGTTATTCTCACAGCTTAAGTCAGCTCTTACTCCTCCTCAGCCAGGGGGTGTTTTGCACCCCAAACACATCCCTGTTCACCCTCCCACTCAGGAGACTTCCCAAATTCTCGGTCCCGCGCTCTGCTCCGCGGTCGGTACCTGGGGCTCCGCGGGGCGCGCTCTGGGCCGACACGACCCCCTGGCGCCTGCGCTGCTCGTACCAGTCGTCCACAGTCATGGTGGGCAGGCCGGGGTACCCGGCACcaaacaccctgcagggacagacagacagaggcagTGCTTTGCATCGctacaactgagcagaaacacagACAACACACGGAACCACTCCATGCTCCAACTGGTACAATATAAGGCATGTTATCAAGGAGAGCTTGAGAACAAACACATTTCTACAGCCTGGGCCATCAGCAAGAGACGTGTGACCTGCCCATAACGGCATTTAAAGAGTTCATCCTGCTGGTTAATGAGGGAGGTGGGGGCTGTTCCAGCCCAAAGACCTTGAATCGCTTCTCCAGCCCGCAGGAGAACGCTCTGTGCTGGCACAGCTCGCCAAGGAGGGCCCTGGGAATCAGACACGGCTTGCCTGAATAAATATACACAGGGCTCAGGGCAAATAATGGCACAAGCATGACATGA encodes the following:
- the LOC136106239 gene encoding diacylglycerol O-acyltransferase 2-like — protein: MKTIIAAYSQNLSGSRASVHSALRTLLAAPWPSQRDVRSWLQLLSVLQWVLSFLLLGPVSLLLLIYLVFTSFWPISALYLAWIILDWDTPERGGRRLPCLRRWPVWRHFRDYFPVKLVKTHDLSPSHNYIIGSHPHGILCVGAFCNFITGSTGFREMFPGIQPFLTTLAGNFRLPLFREYLMSGGLCPVTRRAIGYLLSQNGTGNAVAIVIGGAAESLSCRPGVTTLILKNRKGFVRMALQYGANLVPSFSFGENDLFRQVVFEEGGWMRSIQLRFQKMLGFAPCVFYGRGVTSVRSRGFLPYARPITTVVGEPVTVPKIEDPSRETVDMYHEMYVRSLLKLFNENKTKYGMAETDELHIL